The Paenibacillus sp. FSL H7-0357 nucleotide sequence ATGATTGGAGATTGGTGCAACAACCAGAATAGGATTAATCTACTATGAGTGCTTCCCAGCGGGAGCAACATTCAGTGGTGCACCGAGGTCGTTGGAGTCAGAATAACGGATGGGCTCTAATCGCACCATAGTTCATCGACCTTCCTCTCCCAGCCGTACTTCCAGTATAAAATACCGAGCTGAAATTTTCATTCTCTGTGGTGCAGCGCTGATTTTGCGCTGCATGGTTGGCTAACGGGCAGCATTGTGGCACCGTTCAGTATGAAAGTGTTTGACTAATTTGAATATCAATCTATAATTATGAAAGAAAATTGGACTTGGACAGGACACAGACAGATTGTCCTGATTTGTGCCCTCCTGAATGGATTGAAATGCCGACATGCTTCAAAATGGCCGAGGGCTATGAGGAAAACGATAATCGGTATAGCTGTATGTATATTCACAGCAAGCTTCCATAAGTAGGAGCTTGTTGTTTCATTTTTAGAAGGAGAACAGGTCAAAATGACACTAAAAAAAAGAATCTTTTTATTGTTCTTTCTCAGTGCGTTTATCCCCTTTATCAGCATATTTGCAATTTCTTACTATACCATTGACTCCATTTTCGCAAATAAGATCGATGATGGCATCCGTAGCAATTTACAGCAGGTGACATCCTCATTGGAGAATTCAATCACCAATCTGAATCACGTTACGCAGCAATTGTCTTACAGTGGCACTGTAGGCAAAAGGATGGATGAATTTTTGAATCCGTCCTCCGATATCTTCGAATTGATCGAGGCCAGGGACGAATTAAAGAGCGAGTTAAGCGTTGTCACGTTTACCAATCCAAATATCGGTTTGACCTTATATTACTTCCAGAAAGAAGGCACTACGCAGTTCGGTAACTTTCCGATCAAGGATCATTTTTCTCCTGAGTCTTTGCCTGTGCTCTTCCAAACCTATGGAATTAAGTACTATGGTCCCCATATCAGCATGAATCGATTCGATGACAAACTCGTTCTGTCTGCTATGCGAAGAGTACAACTTCCCAAAAGGGACGATGCGTACATTTACGTAGAATCCGGCTTTCGTCTTACAGAGGATATCTTGGGTTACAATCAATACAACGGCGCTTTATCTCATTTGATCCTGGATGGAGAAGGCAACATTGTGTACAGTGAAATACCGGAAGCCATGAAGGTCGGGGAGAATTTCTCCAGCTTAACAGTCGACCCTGTGAAGGACGGAATATCCCGCGGGTACCACTGGTTTAAAGAGGATTCCTCACAGAAATGGAGTATCGTATCGGTCATTTCACAGGCTCAATATCAACAGGAGAAAAACCAGTGGCTGCTTCAAATATTGCTGGTCGCTTTATTTTTCCTTGGCTTTACCGTATTTCTTGCTTGGCTTCTGTGGAAGATGGTCTACAAACCACTCGGACTCTTCCATTCCGAAATCAATGGGATGTCCAAGAATCCACAATCGACAGGGAGCCGAGCTCGAACTCAGATTCCCGAATTTGATTTTCTGCTGGGTGAATTTACCAATATGCAGCATCAAATCGGTGACCTCTTCAAGGAAGTGCAGCAGAAAGAGAAGATTCGTGCAGACCTGGAAGTGGAAAAACTGCTCTATCAGATCAACCCGCACTTTCTGATGAATACGCTGGATACGGTGCACTGGCTGGCCGTCATGAACGGACAAGGGGAGATCGACAAGCTGGTGCAGTCCTTGAACAAGCTGTTGTATTACAATTTGGGCAAATTAGGGCAAGTATCCACGATGGAAGAGGAAATTGATGCGTTAAGGCAGTATCTGATTTTGCAGCAAATTCGATATGACTTTGAATTTGACGTCCGCATTACTGCAGATGAACAAGTGCTTCAAATTCCTGTGCCTCGCTTTATTTTGCAACCGCTGGTTGAAAATTCGCTATATCATGGGTTGAGTGACGAAGGTTTTATTCAAATTGAAGTTACACGCACTGAAACGTTGAACATTATGATACAAGATAATGGTGCAGGCATGACCGAGGAAGCCATTCATAAACTGCTGAACAATCGTGTAGCTGAACAACAAAAAGTAGGGATGGGTATAGGACTCAATTACGTTCACCGTATGTTGAAGGCACAGTACGGGGATCAAGCACAACTGGTGATCGAGAGTGAAGTGGGAACGGGGACAAGCATACTGCTCATATTGCCTATTAAAGGAGAAGATATCCCGGCATGATTAAGGTATTGATTGTGGATGACGATAAGCTCGTACGCAAAGGCATTAGCTCTGCGATGCCATGGAACGAGTTCAACATGGAAGTTGTAGGAGAAGCAAGTAACGGGGCGAAAGCACTGGATTTTCTGAAATCCCAACCGGTCGATCTAATGTTGACGGATCTTGCCATGCCGGTAATGTCAGGGATTGAACTGATGCATGCTGCGAGGCAGCTCTATCCGGAACTTCATATCGTTGTGTTAACACTGCATCAGGATTTCGATTATATCCAGGAAGCGCTCAGGCTGGGAGCCATCGACTATATAGCCAAAGTCCAGCTGGAGAAAGAGCAATTCGAACATGTTCTGCATCGGATACATACCCGAATTAACGGGTTGACGAACACGAAAATAAAGATGCCTTCACAGAATGCAATTAATGTCCATTATCGAAATGTGTATGCACTTGTTTCACTGGATCGCAAATCAGAACATACGTGGACAATGGAGCTAACTGCGCATGAAGAAGAGATAAGGTGGGAGGTTGAGCGGAATAGCTGGATGTGGGCAGTACCCCAGTACGAAGAGGATCAGCTTTTTCATCAATTAAAGGAATCCCTGAATCAGGTCCCCCAAAGTACGTTGTTGGTTTTGTCTGATGTACAAGAGCGAACGTGGTCGCAAATCAAAAACTGGATTATGAATTATACAGAGACGTCATTATTCTATGCGTACAACCCCAGTGACCAAGTCATTCCCGTTTCGATGAAAGAGGGAGACATATTTTCAAAAGAACCGCAGGATGAGGACATTGACCGGATTAAGCAAAGTTGGTTCCAAACACTATGGACCCATCATGACAGTTACTACAACCAACTTATTGACCAGTTCAAATTATTACGATTACATAAAGGTCAGTTGATGGGATTGCTGTACTCGATCGTTATGGAGTGGAACCACCTTTTTGCCCAAACTACGCTTGGAAGAATCTCCATGATCCATTCTTTCGAGTCCTGGTTCGAGGTCGAAGAGTGGATCAAGCAGACTGCTGCAGGCATTCGAAAGACCGATGAACAGACTTCATATTCACCGGAAATCATCGATGCCGTGAAAAAAGCGGTGATGATCGTGCAACATGATTTGGAGCAGGCATATACAGCTTCAGGTCTCTCCCAACAACTCAACATCAGCCGAAGCTATTTCAGTCAATGTTTCAAAGATCTGATGGGGAAAACCTTTAATGAGTACTCCCGGTTCATCCGGGTAGAGAAGTCCAAAGAGTATTTGCTCAATACGAACAACACGATTTTCTGGATTGCGGAGCGAGTGGGTTATACGGATGAAAAATATTTCAGCCGGATTTTCCGTGAACTGACAGGTCTTCTGCCAAGCGAGTATCGGCAGCTAGGCAGAGGAAATAAATAGCGGATATCTTCCCAATGACCGAACATCCATTTAATGAGAAAAGTGACCGTATTCCATGATCGTTGTAGGCTGTCATGTAAATGATACGAAAGACATTTTATCGATTTTTGATAAATGAAGGCCGACAGCTTCCTGTTTTAGGAGCTGCTGGCCTTTGTTTTTGATCAAGAATAAGGATAGATAGACGAATGTAGGTCAGTAGGTAGGGTATATGCTCACAAGCTAACCAATGTATTATATTACCGA carries:
- a CDS encoding sensor histidine kinase, with amino-acid sequence MTLKKRIFLLFFLSAFIPFISIFAISYYTIDSIFANKIDDGIRSNLQQVTSSLENSITNLNHVTQQLSYSGTVGKRMDEFLNPSSDIFELIEARDELKSELSVVTFTNPNIGLTLYYFQKEGTTQFGNFPIKDHFSPESLPVLFQTYGIKYYGPHISMNRFDDKLVLSAMRRVQLPKRDDAYIYVESGFRLTEDILGYNQYNGALSHLILDGEGNIVYSEIPEAMKVGENFSSLTVDPVKDGISRGYHWFKEDSSQKWSIVSVISQAQYQQEKNQWLLQILLVALFFLGFTVFLAWLLWKMVYKPLGLFHSEINGMSKNPQSTGSRARTQIPEFDFLLGEFTNMQHQIGDLFKEVQQKEKIRADLEVEKLLYQINPHFLMNTLDTVHWLAVMNGQGEIDKLVQSLNKLLYYNLGKLGQVSTMEEEIDALRQYLILQQIRYDFEFDVRITADEQVLQIPVPRFILQPLVENSLYHGLSDEGFIQIEVTRTETLNIMIQDNGAGMTEEAIHKLLNNRVAEQQKVGMGIGLNYVHRMLKAQYGDQAQLVIESEVGTGTSILLILPIKGEDIPA
- a CDS encoding response regulator transcription factor; amino-acid sequence: MIKVLIVDDDKLVRKGISSAMPWNEFNMEVVGEASNGAKALDFLKSQPVDLMLTDLAMPVMSGIELMHAARQLYPELHIVVLTLHQDFDYIQEALRLGAIDYIAKVQLEKEQFEHVLHRIHTRINGLTNTKIKMPSQNAINVHYRNVYALVSLDRKSEHTWTMELTAHEEEIRWEVERNSWMWAVPQYEEDQLFHQLKESLNQVPQSTLLVLSDVQERTWSQIKNWIMNYTETSLFYAYNPSDQVIPVSMKEGDIFSKEPQDEDIDRIKQSWFQTLWTHHDSYYNQLIDQFKLLRLHKGQLMGLLYSIVMEWNHLFAQTTLGRISMIHSFESWFEVEEWIKQTAAGIRKTDEQTSYSPEIIDAVKKAVMIVQHDLEQAYTASGLSQQLNISRSYFSQCFKDLMGKTFNEYSRFIRVEKSKEYLLNTNNTIFWIAERVGYTDEKYFSRIFRELTGLLPSEYRQLGRGNK